In the Kitasatospora terrestris genome, one interval contains:
- the rbfA gene encoding 30S ribosome-binding factor RbfA, with product MTDTARARKLADRIQVVVAETLQRRIKDPRLGYVTITDARVTGDLREATVFYTVYGDETERQASAVALESAKGILRSEVGKQTGVRFTPTLTFVADALPDNAKNIDDLLDKARISDAAVRTAAAGATYAGDADPYRQPADDADEDE from the coding sequence GTGACCGACACCGCAAGGGCGCGCAAGCTCGCCGACCGGATCCAGGTGGTCGTGGCGGAGACCCTGCAACGGCGCATCAAGGACCCCCGGCTGGGCTACGTGACCATCACCGACGCCCGGGTCACCGGAGACCTGCGCGAGGCCACCGTCTTCTACACCGTCTACGGCGACGAGACCGAGCGGCAGGCCAGCGCGGTCGCGCTGGAGAGTGCCAAGGGCATCCTCCGCTCCGAGGTCGGCAAGCAGACCGGGGTGCGCTTCACCCCGACGCTGACCTTCGTCGCGGACGCCCTGCCGGACAACGCCAAGAACATCGACGACCTGCTGGACAAGGCGCGGATCTCCGACGCCGCCGTCCGTACGGCCGCCGCCGGCGCCACGTACGCCGGCGACGCGGACCCGTACCGGCAGCCCGCCGACGACGCGGACGAGGACGAGTAG
- a CDS encoding bifunctional oligoribonuclease/PAP phosphatase NrnA, which produces MAGEPAGAGSARAVSTSTVETALAVLPGPRTESPGGFEPAWQAALAAISGAREIDLICHICPDGDALGSALAAGLALRELGHEVRVSFGDDPQIVPESLSFLPGQELIVPVSAVPDRPELVLCFDVAAESRLGLLHAKAFAARTLVVFDHHASNPGFGGVRLIDPAAPATAVLVDELLRRLGVPLDQAIATCLYTGVATDTGSFRYAATTPATHELAGRLLATGIRQDLISRQLWETSSFGYLKVLAGALERAAYEPEEADGQGLVWTWVPYQDLALFGVTVEEIEGLIDVLRRPAEAEVALVLKQDPDGTLRGSCRSKGAVDVAAACAELGGGGHVYAAGFTSREDVPTTLARFRAALGVHTTD; this is translated from the coding sequence ATGGCCGGCGAGCCGGCCGGGGCCGGTTCCGCGAGGGCGGTCTCCACCTCGACGGTGGAGACCGCCCTCGCGGTGCTTCCGGGCCCTCGCACTGAGTCACCGGGCGGCTTCGAGCCGGCCTGGCAGGCGGCGCTGGCAGCCATCTCCGGCGCCCGCGAGATCGACCTGATCTGCCACATCTGCCCCGACGGCGACGCCCTCGGCTCCGCGCTGGCCGCCGGTCTGGCGCTGCGCGAGCTCGGCCACGAGGTCCGGGTGTCCTTCGGCGACGACCCGCAGATCGTGCCGGAATCGCTCTCCTTCCTGCCCGGCCAGGAGCTGATCGTGCCCGTCTCGGCGGTGCCCGACCGGCCCGAGCTGGTGCTCTGCTTCGACGTCGCCGCCGAGTCGCGGCTCGGTCTGCTGCACGCGAAGGCCTTCGCGGCGCGGACCCTGGTCGTCTTCGACCACCACGCCTCCAACCCCGGCTTCGGCGGCGTCCGCCTGATCGACCCGGCCGCCCCGGCGACCGCCGTCCTGGTGGACGAGCTGCTGCGGCGCCTCGGCGTCCCGCTCGACCAGGCGATCGCCACCTGCCTCTACACGGGCGTGGCGACCGACACCGGTTCCTTCCGGTACGCCGCCACCACCCCGGCCACCCACGAGCTGGCCGGCCGACTGCTGGCCACCGGCATCCGCCAGGACCTCATCTCCCGGCAGCTGTGGGAGACCTCGTCCTTCGGCTACCTGAAGGTGCTGGCCGGCGCGCTGGAGAGGGCCGCCTACGAGCCCGAGGAGGCCGACGGGCAGGGCCTGGTGTGGACCTGGGTGCCGTACCAGGACCTGGCGCTGTTCGGCGTCACCGTCGAGGAGATCGAAGGCCTGATCGACGTGCTGCGCCGCCCCGCCGAGGCGGAGGTCGCCCTGGTGCTCAAGCAGGATCCGGACGGCACCCTGCGCGGCTCCTGCCGCTCCAAGGGCGCCGTCGACGTCGCCGCCGCCTGCGCCGAGCTCGGCGGCGGCGGGCACGTGTACGCGGCGGGGTTCACCTCGCGCGAGGACGTGCCCACCACCCTGGCCCGGTTCAGGGCCGCGCTCGGCGTCCACACCACCGACTAG
- a CDS encoding DUF503 domain-containing protein, with the protein MFVGTLTFDLLLGDVHSLKEKRSIVRPIVAELQRKYSVCAAEVGNQDLHRRAEIGLAVVSGDAGYVTEVLDSCERLVAGRPEVMLLSARRRYHHDDDD; encoded by the coding sequence ATGTTCGTAGGAACACTCACCTTCGACCTGCTCCTCGGCGACGTCCACTCGCTGAAGGAGAAGCGTTCGATCGTGCGGCCCATCGTGGCCGAACTGCAGCGCAAGTACAGCGTGTGCGCTGCCGAGGTCGGGAACCAGGACCTGCACCGCCGGGCCGAGATCGGCCTGGCGGTGGTGTCCGGCGACGCCGGGTACGTCACCGAGGTCCTGGACAGCTGTGAGCGGCTCGTCGCCGGCCGCCCCGAGGTGATGCTGCTCTCCGCACGGAGGCGGTACCACCACGACGACGATGACTGA
- the truB gene encoding tRNA pseudouridine(55) synthase TruB codes for MKRKGTGPDGLVIVDKPEGITSHGVVAKLRWLAGTRKVGHAGTLDPMATGVLVIGVERATRLLGHLMLTAKTYEATVRLGQTTVTDDREGEVTSSTPADGVTREAVDAGIAALTGEIMQVPSKVSAIKIDGKRSYARVREGEDFELAARPTTVHSFTVHEQRAAVAEDGTPVIDLDVTVECSSGTYIRALARDLGAALGVGGHLTALRRTRVGPYGVESARTLEQLEAQSTGGSAAGLEVLPIAEAAAAAFPRWDVDADAARLLSNGMKLKAPGLGVDGPIAVFDPDGRFLALVEEKGGTAKPVAVFVGQS; via the coding sequence ATGAAGCGCAAGGGCACCGGGCCGGACGGCCTGGTCATCGTCGACAAGCCCGAAGGCATCACCTCGCACGGCGTGGTCGCCAAGCTGCGGTGGCTCGCCGGGACCCGCAAGGTCGGCCACGCCGGCACCCTGGACCCGATGGCCACCGGCGTCCTGGTGATCGGCGTCGAGCGGGCCACCCGGCTGCTCGGCCACCTGATGCTCACCGCCAAGACGTACGAGGCGACCGTCCGGCTCGGCCAGACCACCGTGACCGACGACCGGGAGGGCGAGGTCACCTCCTCGACCCCGGCCGACGGCGTGACCCGGGAGGCCGTCGACGCCGGGATCGCCGCGCTCACCGGCGAGATCATGCAGGTGCCGTCGAAGGTCTCCGCGATCAAGATCGACGGGAAGCGCTCCTACGCGCGGGTCCGCGAGGGCGAGGACTTCGAGCTGGCGGCCCGGCCCACCACCGTGCACTCCTTCACCGTGCACGAGCAGCGCGCGGCCGTCGCCGAGGACGGCACCCCGGTGATCGACCTCGACGTGACGGTGGAGTGCTCTTCCGGCACGTACATCCGGGCGCTCGCCCGCGACCTCGGTGCCGCGCTCGGCGTCGGCGGCCACCTGACGGCGCTGCGGCGCACCAGGGTCGGGCCGTACGGCGTCGAGTCCGCGCGGACGCTGGAGCAGCTCGAGGCCCAGTCGACGGGCGGCTCCGCCGCGGGGCTGGAGGTGCTGCCGATCGCCGAGGCGGCGGCCGCCGCCTTCCCGCGGTGGGACGTCGACGCGGACGCGGCCCGGCTGCTCTCCAACGGCATGAAGCTGAAGGCCCCCGGGCTGGGCGTCGACGGCCCGATCGCCGTCTTCGACCCGGACGGGCGCTTCCTCGCCCTGGTCGAGGAGAAGGGCGGCACCGCCAAGCCGGTCGCGGTCTTCGTCGGCCAGAGCTAG